The following is a genomic window from Candidatus Kryptoniota bacterium.
CTGTACAAGTGCGCCCGACCAGCCGGACAACCCGACAGCCAAACCTGTAATCAACGCTGCGACAAAAAGGACGAGTGAGAGAATTACGCTCCAGATCACCACTACTATGAATTTCGCGGCGACAATTCCGGAACGCGGAACGGGAAGAGCGAGGAGATCTTTCAATGTCCGATCAGAATATTCCCGCCCGAATATCCAGCTTGTCACTATTCCATATCCAAGCGAACCGAGCGCCAGTATCGTCTGGATGAGAAGGCTGAGAAAGCTCGGCCAATCGGCATTTCCGAGTGCGGAAGCTTTCGCGCTGATCGTTGTCGATCTCCCCGCGATCTCAGGATGCTTCACGACAAAAGTCAGGAGCCCCATCATCAAGCCGACGAACGCGAACAGGATTACCGTGACCACGAATACCTTCGACCGCCGTGCCTTCAGCGCTTCTGACCACAATGCCGCTAATACAGAACTCATCTTTTGAAATCCATTCTGAAGAGACTGCACACGGAGAACACGGAACTCACGGAATTACATGGATCAAATACTACAGTCATCACCGGACACCCATTTCCGTCCCGTCGAACCCGTGTCCTATCATCTTGAGCTTTCTCCTCTGTTGCTGGTTGAGCCGATCACGCGCAGGAAGTACGACTCGAGGTCCTCTTCTTCTACTCTCAACATCACGGGCGGACAACCTCCATTGACCAGAAGAGACGCCACGTTCTCAGGGTTTGCTATTGCCTTCTGGTCCTCCAGAGACAGCATTCCATCTCCAAGCACCGATGCCGCTAATCCCCGTTTCTTCATGAGCGAATTCGCCTTCGGATTGTCTCTTGTCGAGACAAGAAGCCGGCGGCGCAGTTGACCCTCAAGCTTATCCGTGTCTACCTCCCGAAGTAATCTTCCGCGGTGTATGATCCCGATGCGATTGGCGAATTTTGAAATCTCTCCGAGAATATGACTCGATATGAATATCGTGACTCCGTTTTCCGCTGCGAGCTCCTTGAGCATCCGGCGGATCTCAACGATTCCCTCAGGGTCGAGTCCGTTTGCCGGCTCATCCAGTATCAGCATTTCCGGCTCGTGAATGAGTGCCTTCGCGAGCCCAAGTCGCTGTCCGTTTCCGAGCGAAAGATGTCTTGCCGGTATGTCCGCATACTCCTCGAGACCGAGTCTTTCGATTATCGAACTGACACATTGCGGATCGGTGATCGAGCGGAGCCTGCGGATTATTTCCAGGTTCTCCCTGACCGTCAGGTCCGGATACGAGTAGGGAATCTCGACGAGATAGCCGACCCTGTTCCATAAGTCGCGGTTCTTGGGTGAGGCACTCATTTGAAACAGTCGGGCCTCTCCCGAAGTGGGCCTGATCATGCCGAGGAGCATGCGAATCGTTGTCGTCTTTCCCGCTCCGTTGAGTCCAAGGAAGCCGTAGATCTCGCCTTCATTCACATGGAGGGAGACTTCCCTGACCGCGCGGAGTTTGCCGAAGTTCTTGGAGAGGTTCGATGTGGTTATGGATTCAGACATTTTCCAGGGACGCGTGAATCATCAAACATTGATTGCCCGGCGTAACTCTCCCAAATCTATGGAACACGCTCCCGACAAGCAAACGATGCACCATTTCATACGCACGGAAAAGAATGTTACGCGGAGCTGCACTTATTCTTCTCCCTCATCTAGGGGGAGAATTAAAGAGAGAGTTGTACCCGGCGCTCGGCACTCACAAGGCTAACAGGTAGGAGTACAACTCCTTCTCGATTTAAGTTCGACAGTACAACTGTCGAACAGCGAACGTCTTCTAATTGAGTTTCTTTCTTCTCCCCCTTTTAGGGGGAGAATTAAAGAGGGAGTTATACTGAGAAAGGAAAGGGAGACACTAAGCTTGTAATTTCCCGCGCATCCGAATAGGCCGTACACCGAAAAGAGCGAGTGACTGCAGCGGTCACCTTGTCTGTTCGGTCTTTATGAATTCGCTCGGATTGTATCCCTGAGATCTGAGAATTTCGAATGCGGTCCTCTGGTCTTCATCCGAAAGCGCGGGGGTACGACTCAGTATCCAGCCGTACTTTCGAGAGGGCGTCCCGACGATAGCATATCGATACTCACTATCAAGGCCGATGATCCAGTAATCTCCCCAGAAGAATTGAATTCCAAGAAATCTGACGAAGCTGACCTCGAGTTTTGCATTGGTCGTTGTGTCTACAATCCTCGCCACTCCATTTGCCTGGCTTACGTCCCCATCACTTTTAGTGCATTTGTTCAATACATCGATCCTCCCGTCATCACGAAGCGTGTATGTCGCCGTCGTGTTACGTGCGCATTGCTTCTGAAAGGAATTAGGTAACCTGGCTATCTCATACCATGTACCGATGTATCTTTTCAGATCGACATGATTAACCGTCGTCACTTCTCCTGATTGCGCCTGGCTGTTGACACTTCCGCCCGTAAGCATCAGCACGACTCCAGCGAGAGCGCTTGAAACAACCTTCTCCATCTCCATGATCGCCCTTTCGAATGATTCATAAGTGATTGCACGAGCATACATTACTCAATGAGACAAATTCAAGCAAGGGGTTTCAATGCGAAGCGTAACTGATCACCACCGATGGATCGCATATTGCAGATTAGATATTTTCGATGCGGTTTGTGTTTTGGCCCGACTTCAGATATTATTCATTTACCACCAAAGGAATTGACAATGGCAAAAAGAAGAGTCGAATGGCACGATTATTTTATGTCGATAGCCGAACAAGTTGCCACGCGAAGCACGTGCGACAGAAAGAACGTCGGCGCGGTGATAGTGCGGGACAAGGTCATTTTGTCTACCGGCTACAACGGGAGTCTCCGCGGCGCGCCGCATTGCGACGACGTTGGACATGACATGGAGAACGGTCATTGCGTCCGCACGATGCACGCGGAGGCAAATGCAGTCGCACAAGCTGCGAAGAACGGAGTGAACATAAACAATACGGAAATCTATGTCACAGCTTCGCCCTGCCTGAACTGCTTCAAGCTCATAGCAAATAGCGGGATCACGACAGTTTATTACAAAGAATTTTATAGAGACGACAGGATCACAAGGTACGCGCAGGAAGCAGGGGTGAAACTTATTTATATGGGTGATAAGACGGGCGTACCGGCCTGAGCGCATTTCGGTGGACATCGTCACGCTCAACTAACTTCAGAACAAATGTATCTATGCCTGAAGATCGCCGTAGAGACTCAAAGTCCGAAAATTGAAATAGGATTTCCAAAAGCAAACCACCTCCGCGATTTCTTTTAGATTGAAATTATTTCACGAGAGATTTACATTATGTCCAGTTTGATCATGTTGCCTCGAGCATAAAATGTGTTAACAGGGGAGACAAATGATGGGCATTATTTTCATTTCCAAACTTAATCCGATCTCGCGGTGGTTGCCGCTGATCGCTGTTACGATTCTGGTGTCGGGCTGCACTAAGAATAACAATCCTGCCGGAGACACCGGGAGCCTTTCCGATCCGTCGGTGAAACCTGCCGTCATCTTCACGCTGCCGGCAAATGGCGGTACGGGACCGTTCAACGTCTTCAATCCCGGCGACGGGACCGCGAGACCTTCGTTCGTCGTGCAATTCAACAAGCTCATGAATACTTACGCCATAAAGACCGGCGCGATCACTTGTAAGGGCTTCGATAGAGCCGTTGCAGTCGTCCCTCACTCGGCGCAAAACGTAATTTACCCTCCGTACTCTAACCGTAATTCTAAAAGTGAAAAGAAGCTCGTCCCAACTGCTCTGCAGGTCCCCGACAAACCTGCGAGCTTCGATGATGTTGTCGAGCTCGATGTCGTCGACTCAGTGAATTATGCAATCGGCAACGGATACCATTATCAGCTACCGTACGTAGTTGGACGAACCTACACGGTCACACTCGATACTTCCCTCCAGGACATAAACGGGAATCATCTTCAGAGTCCGTATACATTTTCATTTACGCCGGAACCAAAATTCCGCGTCATCACCGGTTATCCTTCGAATGGCGACAAGAATGTCAGTATAACTGACGCCAACGGCATCGAGCTGATTTTCAACAGTCCGA
Proteins encoded in this region:
- a CDS encoding ABC transporter permease; translated protein: MSSVLAALWSEALKARRSKVFVVTVILFAFVGLMMGLLTFVVKHPEIAGRSTTISAKASALGNADWPSFLSLLIQTILALGSLGYGIVTSWIFGREYSDRTLKDLLALPVPRSGIVAAKFIVVVIWSVILSLVLFVAALITGLAVGLSGWSGALVQHAFITFSVSALLTILLCTPVAFIASASRGYLLPVGVVILLLVMTQLVGMAMPGAMAYFPWAIPAICSGVAGSALPPAGLVSWIVLGLTSVFGYWGTVAWWNLADQS
- a CDS encoding ABC transporter ATP-binding protein; this encodes MSESITTSNLSKNFGKLRAVREVSLHVNEGEIYGFLGLNGAGKTTTIRMLLGMIRPTSGEARLFQMSASPKNRDLWNRVGYLVEIPYSYPDLTVRENLEIIRRLRSITDPQCVSSIIERLGLEEYADIPARHLSLGNGQRLGLAKALIHEPEMLILDEPANGLDPEGIVEIRRMLKELAAENGVTIFISSHILGEISKFANRIGIIHRGRLLREVDTDKLEGQLRRRLLVSTRDNPKANSLMKKRGLAASVLGDGMLSLEDQKAIANPENVASLLVNGGCPPVMLRVEEEDLESYFLRVIGSTSNRGESSR
- a CDS encoding lipocalin family protein; this translates as MEKVVSSALAGVVLMLTGGSVNSQAQSGEVTTVNHVDLKRYIGTWYEIARLPNSFQKQCARNTTATYTLRDDGRIDVLNKCTKSDGDVSQANGVARIVDTTTNAKLEVSFVRFLGIQFFWGDYWIIGLDSEYRYAIVGTPSRKYGWILSRTPALSDEDQRTAFEILRSQGYNPSEFIKTEQTR
- a CDS encoding cytidine/deoxycytidylate deaminase family protein, translating into MAKRRVEWHDYFMSIAEQVATRSTCDRKNVGAVIVRDKVILSTGYNGSLRGAPHCDDVGHDMENGHCVRTMHAEANAVAQAAKNGVNINNTEIYVTASPCLNCFKLIANSGITTVYYKEFYRDDRITRYAQEAGVKLIYMGDKTGVPA